A portion of the Stella humosa genome contains these proteins:
- a CDS encoding fumarylacetoacetate hydrolase family protein, which produces MKLAFFDDFKLGVVRGDEVVDVSAVVQDIPHVGPHDLINGLIERFDAYRGRLEAAAAAGRGLPLSGVRLRSPVPKPGNIDCMAVNYMEDGTRTEPAPINAFQKAPGSVIGHGDTMVLPDVQATIFEGEAEMAIVIGKRATNVAAKDAMGHIFGYMNFIDGSARGLPPPSNVFFQMKSRDTFAPMGPFLVTADEIADPHKLQIRLTVNGVVKQDFNTDDMAHKIPRIIEWVSSIHTLEPGDVVATGTNHRGLSAFQDGDVVELETEGLGRLRILVKDALKRTWGRETRLDREQAGFATQTPQLSGKYAPGG; this is translated from the coding sequence ATGAAGCTGGCCTTCTTCGACGATTTCAAGCTGGGCGTCGTCCGCGGCGACGAAGTGGTGGACGTGTCCGCCGTCGTGCAGGACATCCCGCATGTCGGTCCGCATGACCTGATCAACGGCCTGATCGAGCGCTTCGACGCCTATCGCGGCCGCCTGGAAGCGGCTGCCGCGGCCGGCCGGGGCCTGCCGCTGTCGGGCGTCCGCCTGCGTTCGCCGGTGCCCAAGCCGGGCAACATCGACTGCATGGCGGTCAACTACATGGAGGACGGCACCCGCACCGAGCCGGCCCCGATCAATGCCTTCCAGAAGGCCCCGGGCTCGGTCATCGGCCATGGCGACACCATGGTGCTGCCCGACGTGCAGGCGACCATCTTCGAGGGCGAGGCCGAAATGGCGATCGTCATCGGAAAGCGCGCCACCAACGTCGCGGCCAAGGACGCGATGGGGCACATCTTCGGCTACATGAACTTCATCGACGGCTCGGCCCGCGGCCTGCCGCCGCCCAGCAACGTCTTCTTCCAGATGAAGTCGCGCGACACCTTTGCCCCGATGGGACCGTTCCTGGTGACGGCCGACGAAATCGCCGATCCGCACAAGCTGCAGATCCGGCTGACCGTCAACGGCGTCGTGAAGCAGGACTTCAACACCGACGACATGGCCCACAAGATCCCGCGGATCATCGAGTGGGTGAGCTCGATCCACACCCTGGAGCCGGGCGACGTGGTGGCGACGGGCACCAACCATCGCGGCCTCAGCGCCTTCCAGGACGGCGACGTGGTCGAGCTGGAGACCGAGGGCCTGGGCCGCCTGCGCATCCTTGTGAAGGACGCATTGAAGCGGACCTGGGGGCGGGAGACGCGGCTGGATCGCGAGCAGGCGGGCTTCGCGACGCAGACGCCGCAGCTCTCCGGCAAGTACGCGCCCGGAGGCTGA
- a CDS encoding EAL domain-containing protein — translation MNAGPAMADDGRLSRLLVAQAALIAADGHAALMAELCRSACAVGDATWSVAVIHGNAGQAPDVGVPDVWLCGLAGEDAARLRQAFEGPDPFAGRPPGTAHLAVGDLPQVRQGALLVPLGGDGPHGWLVVADRKDGAGFDARDEILLQGVARLATALHRPILTRHRLQSEIAEEVEQRKRAQRRLDIQYAVAAVLADTTSLDEAAPSLLEAICVRLGFAFGILREVDRPYQVLRTVAVWHEPDPVVAAFAEGSRQQTFGPGAGMTGRAWQTGQPIWFEDGASAAEFRRGTDAERAGLHAAAAFPVFARGEVVGVLAFLARSARPPDADLMEMFATLGSQLGQFVERRRQEAEIGRLNRLYAVLSAVNRLLIKAPDRDHLFAGACRIAQEQGGFGFAGIGSYDPGSGRVTMVAGAGAGAEELSALPGGVLRDVPPNRRGEVGRAVLEGRAAFENDLTADPDLGGARRRVAIRQGYRSSAALPLTLDGQLFGVFVLFSRSNDFFSERTLALLQEVADDISFGLDYIRNRDRLAYLAHHDPLTGLPNRVLFEDRLGQALIKAGRGGSQVAVILIDIRRFRDVNNSLGRLAGDRLLQQLAERLRSAVQIPENLARLDAGQFATFLPDAGDALDIARRIETGFADVLSVPLPIGDQTLHLSGAVGVAVYPGDGTDVPTLLRNVEAALVNAKATGRRFLFYQPSFNARVADTLRMVGRLRLALERGEFALHYQPKVDAKDPTIRSVEALIRWRDAEKGFVPPVEFIPLLEESGLILDVGYWVIRQALTDRRAWRAAGRKPPRVAVNVSVVQFQAADFVDGVRRLLTEFGGPEAGGDGMLDIEITESLIMTDVVGTIAKLHELRRLGVDLAVDDFGTGHSSLAYLARLPIHALKIDRSFVRMMVEQSESMMIISTIIALGHGLDLKVVAEGVETEEQAKLLRLMRCDQLQGYYVARPMPAAKLAELLPTA, via the coding sequence ATGAACGCCGGGCCGGCCATGGCGGATGATGGCCGGCTCTCACGGCTGCTTGTGGCCCAGGCCGCGCTGATCGCGGCCGATGGCCACGCGGCCTTGATGGCGGAACTGTGCCGCTCGGCCTGTGCCGTGGGCGATGCGACCTGGTCGGTGGCGGTCATCCATGGGAACGCAGGCCAGGCGCCCGATGTCGGGGTGCCCGATGTCTGGCTTTGCGGCCTGGCCGGCGAGGATGCGGCGCGGCTTCGCCAGGCATTCGAGGGGCCCGACCCCTTTGCCGGCCGGCCGCCGGGCACGGCCCATCTGGCGGTTGGGGACTTGCCCCAGGTGCGACAAGGGGCGCTGCTGGTGCCCTTGGGCGGCGATGGTCCGCATGGCTGGCTGGTCGTCGCAGACCGCAAGGACGGGGCCGGCTTCGATGCCCGCGACGAGATCCTGCTCCAAGGCGTGGCTCGTCTTGCGACGGCGCTCCATCGGCCTATTCTGACGCGGCACCGCCTCCAGTCGGAGATCGCCGAGGAGGTCGAGCAGCGCAAGCGCGCGCAGCGGCGGCTCGACATCCAGTATGCGGTGGCGGCCGTGCTGGCTGATACGACCAGCCTCGATGAGGCCGCCCCGTCGCTGCTGGAGGCGATCTGCGTCCGCCTGGGCTTTGCCTTCGGCATCCTGCGCGAGGTCGACCGGCCGTATCAGGTCCTGCGGACGGTGGCGGTCTGGCACGAACCGGACCCGGTGGTCGCCGCCTTCGCGGAGGGCTCGCGGCAGCAGACATTCGGCCCCGGTGCCGGCATGACGGGGCGCGCGTGGCAAACCGGCCAACCGATCTGGTTCGAGGACGGGGCGTCGGCGGCGGAGTTCCGGCGCGGTACGGACGCCGAGCGTGCCGGGCTGCACGCCGCGGCCGCGTTCCCGGTCTTCGCTCGCGGCGAGGTGGTGGGCGTCCTGGCGTTCCTTGCCCGCAGCGCCCGCCCGCCCGATGCCGATCTGATGGAGATGTTCGCCACTTTGGGCAGCCAGCTTGGCCAATTCGTCGAGCGGCGGCGCCAGGAGGCGGAGATCGGGCGCCTCAATCGGCTCTACGCCGTACTGAGTGCCGTCAACCGGTTGCTGATCAAGGCCCCCGACCGCGACCACCTGTTCGCTGGCGCCTGTCGGATCGCCCAGGAGCAGGGCGGGTTCGGATTCGCCGGCATCGGCAGCTACGATCCGGGCTCCGGGCGCGTGACGATGGTGGCCGGTGCAGGGGCTGGAGCAGAGGAACTGAGCGCGCTGCCGGGCGGCGTCCTGCGCGACGTGCCGCCGAACCGGCGCGGCGAGGTCGGCCGTGCAGTGCTTGAGGGAAGGGCGGCATTCGAGAACGACCTGACGGCCGACCCGGATCTGGGCGGCGCCCGGCGCAGGGTTGCCATCCGGCAAGGCTACCGATCGTCGGCCGCCCTGCCGTTGACGCTGGACGGGCAGCTATTCGGCGTGTTCGTGCTGTTCAGCCGCAGCAACGACTTTTTCTCCGAACGCACGCTGGCGCTGCTGCAGGAGGTGGCCGACGATATCTCGTTCGGTCTTGATTATATCCGCAACCGCGACCGCCTGGCCTACCTGGCCCATCACGACCCGCTGACGGGCCTGCCCAACCGCGTCCTGTTCGAGGACCGCCTGGGACAGGCGCTGATCAAGGCCGGCCGCGGCGGCAGCCAGGTGGCGGTGATCCTGATCGACATCCGCCGCTTCCGGGACGTCAACAACTCGCTGGGCCGCCTCGCCGGCGACCGGCTGCTGCAGCAGTTGGCCGAGCGCCTGCGCTCGGCGGTGCAGATCCCCGAGAACCTGGCGCGCCTCGACGCCGGCCAGTTCGCCACCTTCCTGCCCGATGCCGGCGACGCGCTGGACATCGCGCGGCGGATCGAGACTGGTTTCGCCGACGTGCTGTCGGTACCGCTGCCGATCGGCGACCAGACGCTGCACCTGTCCGGCGCCGTCGGCGTGGCGGTCTATCCGGGCGACGGCACGGACGTGCCGACGCTGCTGCGCAACGTGGAGGCCGCGCTGGTCAATGCCAAGGCGACCGGGCGCCGGTTCCTCTTCTACCAGCCATCCTTCAATGCGCGCGTCGCCGACACGCTGCGGATGGTGGGCCGCTTGCGCCTGGCCCTCGAGCGTGGGGAATTTGCGCTGCACTACCAGCCCAAGGTCGATGCCAAGGATCCGACCATCCGCTCGGTCGAGGCGTTGATCCGCTGGCGCGATGCCGAGAAGGGCTTCGTGCCGCCCGTCGAGTTCATCCCGCTGCTGGAAGAGAGCGGCCTGATCCTGGATGTCGGCTACTGGGTGATCCGCCAGGCCCTGACCGACCGCCGGGCCTGGCGCGCGGCGGGGCGCAAGCCGCCCCGCGTGGCCGTCAACGTGTCGGTGGTGCAGTTCCAGGCGGCCGATTTCGTCGACGGAGTCCGCCGCCTGCTGACGGAGTTCGGCGGGCCCGAGGCCGGTGGCGACGGAATGCTCGACATCGAGATCACCGAGAGCCTGATCATGACCGATGTCGTCGGCACGATCGCCAAGCTGCACGAGTTGCGCCGCCTCGGCGTCGACCTGGCGGTCGATGATTTCGGCACCGGGCATTCCTCGCTGGCCTATCTCGCCCGCCTGCCGATCCATGCGCTGAAGATCGACCGGTCCTTCGTGCGGATGATGGTCGAGCAGTCCGAGAGCATGATGATCATCTCGACCATCATTGCGCTTGGCCACGGGCTCGACCTCAAGGTCGTCGCCGAGGGGGTGGAGACGGAGGAGCAGGCCAAGCTCCTGCGGCTCATGCGCTGCGACCAGTTGCAGGGCTACTACGTCGCCCGGCCGATGCCCGCTGCCAAACTGGCGGAGCTGTTGCCGACGGCGTAG
- a CDS encoding sensor domain-containing phosphodiesterase, with the protein MAILLPAAPAGDGALLHAIEIAGARVGWLCLGGGAPMADPAPAGLDSLLDTLVAQFAEAVRGRHAETALPRRLDVQEAVSTLLARMDSLDDAAPAVLEAICRRLGFVFGSLRDIDPQRQAMRTVALWHAPDPALAEFAEGSRPHVFARGVGLVGRAWQEGRPVWFEDGEMSGQFLRARAASLAGFHAAVALPIFAGGEVVGVLAFLAQAPLRADQEMLGIFTMLGSQLGQFVERRRQENEIRHVNRLYSVLSAINRLMVKAEGREELFSGACRIAHELGGFGAAAIGSYDPVLDQVVSVQGYGDSRATIGPSHDVPLHSVPPDGRGEVTRAVIGARLVFENDLAASPERGGDRRRALIQLGYRSCAALPLMLDGKVVGVFILYSREPGYFTPPVLALLEEVAADIGFGLDHIRSRDRLAYLTHHDPLTGLPNRVLFEDRLGQAMIAAGRAGTRIAVLFMDIRRFRDFNHLLGRKEGDRLLQQFAHRLQAVSRNPENLARIGGDHFATFLPDVGDAFSIARRVEQGLNDSVTEATAPDGHALRLTGIVGVAVYPDDGGDVATLLRNVSAALFNAKATGRQLLFYEPSLNAHVADKLRMTGRLLKAAERAQFQLHYQPKIHARGGALHGVEALMRWQDGDRGFVPPAEFIPLLEDSGLIRDVGFWAIRQALVDRRGWRAAGIQAPRVAVNVSPIQFQDDGFIPGICRLLEEFGDGDTAGGGLDIEITESLIMTDVAGTIAKLDTLRQMGIGIAVDDFGTGYSSLSYLARLPVHALKIDRSFVGVMAESSESMMIIQAIITLAHGLDLTVVAEGVETEEQAKLLRLLRCDELQGFHFAHPMPAATLAASLSAS; encoded by the coding sequence ATGGCAATCTTGCTTCCGGCAGCACCGGCCGGCGACGGCGCGCTGCTGCATGCGATCGAGATCGCGGGCGCCCGCGTCGGCTGGCTGTGCCTGGGCGGCGGTGCCCCGATGGCGGACCCGGCGCCGGCCGGCCTCGACAGCCTCCTGGACACCCTGGTGGCCCAGTTCGCAGAGGCGGTGCGCGGCCGGCACGCCGAGACCGCGCTGCCGCGCCGGCTCGATGTGCAGGAGGCGGTGTCGACGCTGCTGGCCCGCATGGACAGCCTGGATGACGCGGCCCCGGCGGTGCTGGAGGCGATCTGCCGGCGGCTGGGATTCGTCTTCGGCAGCCTGCGCGACATCGACCCGCAGCGCCAGGCGATGCGCACGGTGGCCCTGTGGCACGCGCCCGATCCGGCGCTGGCGGAATTCGCCGAGGGCTCGCGCCCTCATGTCTTCGCCCGCGGGGTAGGGCTGGTCGGCCGCGCCTGGCAAGAGGGACGGCCGGTCTGGTTCGAGGACGGCGAGATGAGCGGCCAGTTCCTGCGGGCCCGCGCGGCCTCGCTGGCGGGCTTCCATGCCGCCGTGGCCCTGCCGATCTTCGCCGGCGGCGAGGTGGTCGGCGTGCTGGCGTTCCTGGCCCAGGCGCCGCTTCGCGCCGACCAGGAGATGCTGGGGATCTTCACCATGCTGGGCAGCCAGCTCGGCCAGTTCGTCGAGCGCCGCCGGCAGGAGAACGAGATCCGCCATGTGAACCGGCTCTATTCGGTCCTGAGTGCCATCAATCGCCTGATGGTCAAGGCCGAAGGTCGCGAGGAGCTGTTCTCGGGTGCCTGCCGCATCGCCCACGAACTTGGGGGCTTCGGAGCGGCCGCCATCGGCTCCTATGACCCCGTTCTCGACCAGGTGGTCTCGGTGCAGGGTTACGGCGACAGCCGGGCCACGATCGGGCCGTCCCACGACGTGCCGCTCCACAGCGTGCCGCCCGATGGCCGCGGCGAGGTCACGCGTGCGGTGATCGGTGCCCGCCTGGTCTTCGAGAACGATCTCGCGGCCTCGCCCGAGCGCGGCGGCGACCGGCGGCGTGCGCTGATCCAGCTCGGCTACCGATCCTGTGCCGCGTTGCCGCTGATGCTCGACGGCAAGGTCGTCGGCGTCTTCATCCTCTACAGCCGGGAGCCCGGCTACTTCACCCCGCCGGTCCTGGCCCTGCTGGAAGAGGTGGCGGCCGACATCGGCTTCGGGCTGGATCATATCCGCAGCCGCGACCGGCTGGCCTATCTGACCCACCACGACCCGCTGACCGGCCTGCCCAACCGCGTGCTGTTCGAAGACCGGCTGGGCCAGGCCATGATCGCGGCCGGTCGCGCCGGGACGCGGATCGCGGTCCTCTTCATGGATATCCGTCGCTTCCGCGACTTCAACCACCTGCTGGGCCGCAAGGAGGGGGACCGGCTGCTGCAGCAGTTCGCGCACCGGCTCCAGGCCGTCTCGCGCAACCCCGAGAACCTGGCGCGCATCGGCGGGGATCATTTTGCCACCTTCCTGCCCGATGTCGGCGACGCCTTCAGCATCGCGCGCCGGGTCGAGCAGGGGCTGAACGACAGCGTGACCGAGGCGACGGCCCCCGATGGCCACGCGCTGCGCCTGACGGGCATCGTCGGTGTCGCCGTGTACCCCGACGATGGCGGCGATGTCGCCACGCTGCTGCGCAACGTGTCGGCGGCCCTGTTCAACGCCAAGGCGACCGGGCGTCAGCTCCTGTTCTACGAGCCCTCGCTCAATGCCCATGTCGCCGACAAGCTGCGCATGACCGGCCGCCTGCTGAAGGCGGCCGAGCGCGCGCAGTTTCAGCTTCACTACCAGCCGAAGATCCATGCGCGCGGCGGCGCCCTGCACGGGGTGGAGGCGCTGATGCGCTGGCAGGATGGCGACCGGGGCTTCGTGCCGCCGGCGGAATTCATCCCCCTGCTGGAGGACAGCGGCCTGATCCGGGACGTGGGCTTCTGGGCCATCCGCCAGGCCCTGGTCGATCGCCGCGGCTGGCGTGCCGCCGGCATCCAGGCCCCGCGCGTGGCCGTCAACGTGTCGCCGATCCAGTTCCAGGATGACGGCTTCATCCCCGGCATCTGCCGGCTGCTCGAGGAATTCGGCGACGGCGACACGGCCGGTGGCGGCCTCGACATCGAGATCACCGAGAGCCTGATCATGACCGACGTCGCCGGCACGATCGCCAAGCTCGACACCCTGCGGCAGATGGGCATCGGTATCGCCGTCGATGATTTCGGGACCGGCTATTCCTCGCTCTCCTACCTCGCCCGCCTGCCGGTCCACGCGCTCAAGATCGACCGCTCCTTCGTCGGCGTGATGGCCGAGAGCTCGGAGAGCATGATGATCATCCAGGCGATCATCACGCTGGCCCACGGCCTCGACCTGACGGTGGTGGCCGAGGGGGTGGAGACCGAGGAGCAGGCCAAGCTGCTGCGCCTGCTGCGCTGCGACGAGCTGCAGGGCTTCCACTTCGCCCATCCGATGCCGGCGGCAACCCTGGCCGCAAGCCTGTCCGCCTCGTGA
- a CDS encoding carbohydrate ABC transporter permease — protein sequence MKRRLVPALQTAALLLAALFAILPLYWMAVTSFSRANAVLTWPPRLLPDLGGLTFDAYTAVLTGTSALRWLANSAGITVASIVVALAVSVPAGYALSRSRGTEVKLMGAVLLISKMLPATVLLTPLYVLARAAGLLDQPAAVVLGNLSFAVPLATWMMKEHFDKVPVDLEEAAWIDGCSRLRGLWSVILPQARPAMAAVTAYVGVVSWNDFIFARTLLTGGDSTTVTVGAAMMIGEYNIDWPRVMALALLATLPVLAMFALLHRQLMRGMSSGMH from the coding sequence ATGAAGCGCCGCCTCGTTCCCGCCTTGCAGACGGCCGCACTCCTGCTGGCCGCCCTCTTCGCGATCCTGCCGCTCTACTGGATGGCGGTGACGTCGTTCTCGCGCGCCAACGCCGTGCTGACCTGGCCGCCACGGCTGCTGCCGGACCTGGGCGGCCTCACCTTCGACGCCTACACGGCCGTCCTGACCGGGACCAGCGCCTTGCGCTGGCTTGCCAACTCGGCCGGCATCACGGTCGCCTCGATCGTGGTGGCGCTCGCGGTCTCGGTGCCCGCGGGATACGCGCTCTCGCGCTCGCGCGGGACCGAGGTGAAGCTGATGGGCGCGGTGCTGCTCATCTCGAAGATGCTGCCGGCGACGGTCCTGCTGACGCCGCTCTACGTCCTGGCGCGGGCCGCCGGGCTGCTCGACCAGCCGGCGGCCGTCGTGCTGGGCAACCTCAGCTTCGCCGTGCCGCTGGCCACCTGGATGATGAAGGAGCATTTCGACAAGGTGCCGGTCGACCTGGAGGAGGCCGCCTGGATCGACGGCTGCTCGCGCCTGCGCGGCCTGTGGTCGGTGATCCTGCCCCAGGCGCGGCCCGCGATGGCAGCCGTCACCGCCTATGTCGGGGTGGTGTCGTGGAACGACTTCATCTTCGCCCGCACCCTGCTGACCGGCGGCGACAGCACCACCGTCACGGTCGGCGCCGCCATGATGATCGGCGAATACAACATCGACTGGCCTCGCGTCATGGCGCTGGCCCTGCTGGCGACCCTGCCCGTGCTGGCGATGTTCGCGCTCCTGCACCGGCAGCTCATGCGCGGGATGAGCAGCGGCATGCACTGA
- a CDS encoding carbohydrate ABC transporter permease produces MVTLSAEPAAIPRRRPRLGRQARTRLLLILLMLPAILCTAVLVAWPIGKLIQISFYELRLAELMRPIVKPWTLANYEAATGHPGFLPSLMATAIFVFVGTALALVIGLATALLLDLKLTGSSLVEILVVSPWSVAPAIASLIWMFLLNDQFGLVNYLLLASGLVSSPVAFLTSPDVAIWAVTFATAWKAYPFFTIMMLAGLQSIPHSQYEAAMMDGAGRARRFLAITLPGLRGFLRVTVFLGLLSAFRNVESVLVMTGGGPARSTETLAVRVYTETFQFLSPGRGAALGVLTLIVAVATTLAFLYATRKRADI; encoded by the coding sequence ATGGTCACCCTTTCCGCGGAGCCGGCGGCGATCCCGCGCCGCCGGCCGCGGCTGGGCCGGCAGGCGCGCACCCGCCTGCTGCTGATCCTGCTGATGCTGCCGGCGATCCTCTGCACGGCCGTCCTCGTCGCTTGGCCGATCGGCAAGCTGATCCAGATCAGCTTCTACGAGCTGCGCCTGGCCGAGCTGATGCGGCCGATCGTCAAGCCGTGGACCCTGGCCAACTATGAGGCCGCGACAGGCCATCCGGGCTTCCTGCCGAGCCTGATGGCGACCGCCATCTTCGTCTTCGTCGGCACCGCCCTGGCGCTCGTCATCGGCCTGGCGACGGCGCTGCTGCTCGACCTGAAACTGACCGGGTCGAGCCTGGTCGAAATCCTGGTCGTCAGCCCGTGGAGCGTGGCACCCGCCATCGCCAGCCTGATCTGGATGTTCCTGCTGAACGACCAGTTCGGCCTGGTGAACTACCTGCTGCTGGCATCGGGCCTCGTCTCCTCGCCCGTCGCCTTCCTGACCTCGCCCGACGTGGCGATCTGGGCGGTCACCTTCGCCACGGCCTGGAAGGCCTATCCCTTCTTCACCATCATGATGCTGGCCGGCCTCCAGTCGATTCCGCATTCCCAGTACGAGGCGGCGATGATGGATGGTGCCGGCCGCGCGCGGCGCTTCCTGGCGATCACGCTGCCCGGCCTGCGCGGCTTCCTGCGCGTCACCGTCTTCCTCGGCCTGCTGTCGGCCTTCCGCAACGTCGAATCCGTGCTGGTGATGACCGGCGGCGGCCCCGCCCGCTCGACCGAGACGCTGGCGGTGCGCGTCTATACCGAGACGTTCCAGTTCCTGTCGCCCGGCCGGGGTGCCGCCCTGGGCGTCCTGACCCTCATCGTGGCCGTCGCCACGACGCTGGCCTTCCTCTACGCCACCCGCAAGCGGGCCGACATATGA
- a CDS encoding ABC transporter substrate-binding protein, translating into MRRSIAALGLGLAAILPAADRAAAQTVLDFPTYQLEESFGPWWKALTEAYERENPGVRIKLTNAPSNDHHRMLTTRFAAGNPPDIVHMTARFIWGYADEGVLEPLDRWMDKTDIKRSWVPSQASLSVAGATYGLVMLNYGWGLVYNEAMLRQAGVAVPTTEPELFEAARKLTRDRDGDGRTDQFGMALNTSSSSWGFMTFMHFHNGRDRDIVQNRKLDDVAEITRTLARIQEYVKAGVTPAGLDNNPMRQLFWQGNAAMYIDGSWAPGYAERAADAVRSGWRIAPLPFPNLAGGPSNALAMPKDISAERKELVWKFIQMAASPEWQKRYAMVTGNPPGRLGSVDGEAREKWPFLALFEASASRPSRSHLPIGFENEYNRFSSIFTEGMTAMVAGRLTPEAAARQITAGLKREIKGLE; encoded by the coding sequence ATGCGACGTTCCATTGCAGCGCTGGGCCTCGGCCTGGCAGCCATCCTGCCGGCCGCCGATCGCGCGGCGGCCCAGACCGTGCTCGACTTTCCCACCTACCAGCTCGAGGAGAGCTTCGGCCCCTGGTGGAAGGCGCTGACCGAGGCCTATGAGCGCGAGAACCCGGGCGTCCGCATCAAGCTGACGAACGCGCCGTCCAACGACCACCACCGGATGCTGACGACGCGCTTTGCCGCCGGCAACCCGCCCGACATCGTGCACATGACGGCCCGCTTCATCTGGGGCTATGCCGACGAAGGCGTGCTGGAGCCGCTCGACCGCTGGATGGACAAGACCGACATCAAGCGGTCGTGGGTGCCCTCGCAGGCGTCGCTTTCCGTCGCGGGCGCCACCTACGGGCTGGTGATGCTGAACTATGGCTGGGGGCTGGTCTACAACGAGGCGATGCTGCGCCAGGCGGGCGTCGCGGTTCCGACCACGGAGCCCGAGCTGTTCGAGGCCGCGCGCAAGCTGACGCGCGACCGCGACGGGGACGGCCGCACCGACCAGTTCGGCATGGCGCTGAACACCTCCTCGTCGTCCTGGGGGTTCATGACCTTCATGCACTTCCACAACGGCCGCGACCGCGACATCGTGCAGAACCGCAAGCTCGACGACGTGGCCGAGATCACGCGCACGCTGGCCCGCATCCAGGAATATGTGAAGGCGGGCGTCACCCCGGCCGGCCTCGACAACAACCCGATGCGCCAGCTCTTCTGGCAGGGCAATGCCGCCATGTATATCGACGGTAGCTGGGCCCCTGGCTATGCCGAGCGCGCGGCCGATGCCGTGCGCAGCGGCTGGCGGATCGCCCCCCTGCCCTTCCCCAACCTGGCCGGCGGGCCCAGCAACGCGCTGGCCATGCCCAAGGACATCTCGGCCGAGCGCAAGGAACTGGTCTGGAAGTTCATCCAGATGGCGGCCAGCCCGGAATGGCAGAAGCGCTATGCCATGGTCACCGGCAACCCGCCGGGCCGCCTGGGCAGCGTCGATGGCGAGGCCCGCGAGAAGTGGCCGTTCCTGGCCCTGTTCGAGGCCAGTGCCAGCCGGCCGTCGCGCTCGCACCTGCCGATCGGCTTCGAGAACGAATACAACCGCTTCAGCAGCATCTTCACCGAGGGCATGACGGCGATGGTCGCCGGCCGACTGACGCCCGAGGCCGCCGCCCGCCAGATCACGGCCGGCCTGAAGCGTGAGATCAAGGGGCTGGAATAG
- a CDS encoding metallophosphoesterase family protein gives MPVPAPLTILHATDLHLRRHLPGSSGHAVRRSREIPGLLERLGAVIAERRPDLLVLTGDLVDVPHPFLHGDAAAYPEMMAESIDDYRVLRAWLDGLHCPWQVVPGNHDRLDAFAQVFGEDRTVERRLGGFRIVGFEDWEVEANQAQRIGVARERFERVLGDDDPSPQVHLQHYLIRPTVDYRYPLMYREAAQLGSEIEASGRVQAVLSGHWHKGEAPVTVGGTTYSVCPTFCEWPHRYRVVTLHPGTTEVETLALDAGTDRTRRGGAFIGLDQLVIGDDWSRLAEGAAPLLRVATAEERLPVVVAPWHPDRQGWRAAQAMADTIARAARAFAAELDAAYFIVPDDLDPATRARLPAEGAPSAADLFPHARHELGVDLSRSVLAGGGERLAAIAREHGVRPLSTLNQ, from the coding sequence ATGCCTGTGCCTGCCCCGCTGACGATCCTGCACGCCACCGATCTGCACCTGCGCCGCCATCTGCCCGGCAGCAGCGGCCATGCCGTGCGCCGCTCGCGCGAGATTCCGGGGCTGCTGGAGCGCCTCGGCGCCGTCATCGCCGAGCGCCGGCCCGACCTGCTGGTGCTGACCGGCGATCTGGTCGACGTGCCCCACCCCTTCCTCCATGGCGATGCCGCCGCCTATCCGGAGATGATGGCGGAGTCGATCGACGACTACCGGGTGCTGCGCGCCTGGCTCGACGGGCTGCACTGCCCGTGGCAGGTCGTGCCCGGCAACCACGACCGGCTGGATGCCTTTGCCCAGGTGTTCGGCGAGGACCGGACGGTCGAACGTCGACTGGGCGGGTTTCGCATCGTCGGCTTCGAGGATTGGGAGGTGGAGGCCAACCAGGCCCAGCGGATCGGCGTGGCGCGCGAGCGCTTCGAACGCGTGCTGGGCGACGACGATCCGTCGCCACAGGTCCACCTCCAGCACTACCTGATCCGCCCGACGGTCGATTACCGCTACCCGCTGATGTATCGCGAGGCAGCCCAGCTTGGCAGCGAGATCGAGGCGTCCGGCCGGGTGCAGGCGGTGCTGAGCGGCCACTGGCACAAGGGCGAGGCGCCGGTGACGGTGGGCGGCACGACCTATTCCGTCTGCCCCACCTTCTGCGAATGGCCCCACCGCTACCGCGTCGTGACACTGCATCCGGGGACCACCGAGGTCGAAACGCTGGCGCTGGATGCCGGCACCGATCGCACGCGGCGCGGCGGCGCGTTCATCGGCCTCGACCAGTTGGTCATCGGCGACGACTGGAGCCGGCTTGCCGAGGGCGCTGCCCCGCTGCTGCGGGTGGCGACCGCCGAAGAGCGCCTGCCGGTCGTCGTCGCCCCGTGGCACCCGGACCGCCAGGGCTGGCGCGCCGCGCAGGCCATGGCCGACACGATCGCGCGTGCCGCGCGGGCGTTCGCGGCGGAACTCGACGCCGCCTATTTCATCGTGCCGGACGACCTCGATCCGGCAACCCGCGCCCGCCTGCCCGCCGAAGGCGCGCCGTCAGCGGCCGACCTCTTTCCGCATGCCCGGCATGAGCTGGGCGTCGACCTTTCCCGCTCCGTGCTGGCCGGCGGCGGCGAGCGCCTGGCGGCAATCGCCCGCGAACACGGCGTCCGCCCCCTCTCCACCCTGAACCAATAG